Proteins encoded within one genomic window of Prosthecobacter fusiformis:
- a CDS encoding sugar phosphate isomerase/epimerase family protein produces the protein MKIGFNLLLWTGHVTDENFPVIEKLKAAGYDGVEIPIFDVSNPGHFSTIGRVLKDNGLEATAVTVLPDEAHNAISPVAANRQGAIDHLKRVFECAHNAGVQTLCGPYYQVLGQFTGKYPTEEELNHAAEVHRAISPVAEAAGVKCAIEALNRFESHLLNTMEQAASYAKRVDHANFGTMYDTFHANIEEKCPFTAIETVFNSGKLNHVHISENDRGTPGRGHINITEQIQKLKSLGYDGWMTIEAFGGSLPDLAAATRVWRDFFPSPEQVYLEGIEVIKKAWNA, from the coding sequence ATGAAAATTGGCTTCAATCTCCTCCTCTGGACCGGTCACGTGACCGATGAAAACTTCCCCGTCATTGAGAAACTCAAGGCCGCCGGCTACGACGGCGTGGAGATCCCCATCTTCGATGTCAGCAATCCCGGCCACTTTTCCACCATCGGCCGCGTGTTAAAGGATAACGGCCTAGAAGCCACCGCCGTGACGGTGCTGCCAGACGAAGCTCACAATGCCATCAGCCCAGTGGCGGCGAACCGCCAGGGAGCCATCGATCACCTGAAGCGCGTCTTCGAATGCGCCCACAATGCAGGCGTGCAGACCCTTTGCGGCCCTTATTACCAGGTGCTGGGCCAGTTCACCGGCAAGTATCCTACCGAGGAAGAGCTGAACCACGCCGCAGAAGTACATCGCGCGATTTCCCCCGTGGCCGAAGCCGCCGGGGTGAAGTGCGCCATTGAGGCCCTGAACCGCTTTGAATCCCACCTCCTAAATACCATGGAGCAGGCGGCCAGCTACGCCAAGCGGGTGGACCACGCCAATTTCGGCACCATGTACGACACGTTCCACGCCAACATCGAAGAAAAATGTCCGTTCACTGCCATCGAGACCGTGTTTAATTCCGGCAAGCTGAACCATGTGCACATTTCTGAAAACGACCGCGGCACCCCTGGCCGTGGCCACATCAACATCACCGAGCAGATCCAAAAGCTGAAGTCCCTTGGCTACGATGGCTGGATGACCATCGAAGCCTTCGGCGGCTCCCTGCCGGACCTCGCCGCCGCCACCCGCGTCTGGCGTGATTTCTTCCCATCGCCAGAGCAGGTGTACCTGGAAGGCATCGAGGTGATCAAAAAAGCCTGGAATGCGTAA
- a CDS encoding LysM peptidoglycan-binding domain-containing protein translates to MISAARLLLTALTCTLLASCENGQNPFGQTGGSDPYVSNYGNDGGYNPYPGQTGYAQGGSSSYSSAPTYTPPPAPVEADPYAFNAPSSTPKTSSSSYSAPKKTVSSSKPKTSSKSTAKKSGGSYKVVKGDTLYGIARKRSTTVAKIKSANGLSTDIIRPGQTLRIP, encoded by the coding sequence ATGATCTCCGCTGCCCGCCTCCTCCTCACCGCCCTGACCTGTACCCTGCTGGCTTCCTGTGAAAATGGTCAAAATCCATTTGGCCAGACGGGCGGCAGCGATCCCTATGTCTCCAATTACGGCAATGACGGCGGCTACAACCCCTACCCTGGCCAGACTGGTTATGCCCAAGGCGGAAGCAGCAGCTACTCCAGTGCGCCGACCTATACCCCGCCGCCAGCACCGGTGGAGGCGGATCCATACGCTTTCAATGCCCCTAGCAGCACGCCGAAGACCAGCTCCAGCTCGTATAGCGCTCCGAAAAAAACGGTTTCATCCTCCAAACCTAAAACGTCCAGCAAAAGCACCGCGAAGAAATCTGGCGGAAGTTATAAGGTGGTCAAAGGCGACACCCTGTATGGCATTGCCCGCAAACGCAGCACCACCGTCGCCAAGATCAAATCTGCCAATGGCCTCAGCACGGACATCATTCGCCCAGGGCAGACCCTGCGAATCCCGTAA